TCCAACAGCACCAGTTGCCCCGATAATACCAACTGATACGCTCATAGCCAAGATATGTGCTATGAACGGTCAAAATGGTTCCGTTCGTAGCTTGGTGAACTACCCCTGCCTACTCGCCGCCGTTGGCGGCTCCTTGAGGAAGGTGGCTTACCGCCTGTAATCAACTAAAAACATACGAACCTCAATAGTTCTCTCTATGTTTCTAATCCATTTTGTGGAGATCACAACCACGGAGCCCGTTCAGCCTCATCCTCGTGTTCAAGCTGGGCATAGCCTTCTTCTATCTCCTTGGCAGGTGCCTCTACCGTATCTTCACTCGGATTATATGCGAACACAGCTGACATCACCAAGACCGCAAGTGGAGCGTACTCTCCGAATGGCGCTCCAAGGATGGAAAGTGGGAGCAGTCCCAGTGAAACAGCACTACCGAAACGGAATCGGTCAAGGTCGACATTTGAACGCAGTTGTGGACCTCCTAGTGCCAGTAGCAGGGAGAATACCACGCCGATCCCTGCTGCTGCTGCTCCTTTTATGATTAAGTCAACTTCTGGAGCAAGAGCAAACTCCGCACCAGATGGATTGATACTCGCTATTAGCCCTAACCCAATAATGACAGCTGGCTTTGGCAGGTATTGTCCGATCTTGGCGCTTGCAGTTTGAGCTGCAATAGCGAGGATGACCAATGCTGCAAACCGCTCGAAGATCGCCAAGTCGATCACGCTGGCGATCGTTGGAGCAAGCGCAGCTACTGCCGCTGACAGGATAATTAATGGAATACCGACAAGCAGGACAATCTTAGCACATTCAGTCGGTGAACCATCAAACTCAGCAACAATTACAGCAACAGTGGCACTGCCTGCGAAGATGAGTAAACCAACCATTACAACGCCCGCGATTGAATCCAACGCGCCAGCGAGGACTAGTGCTGCAAACACTCCATCAATTAGCGGTAGGAACATTACCGTTGCTAGCAGCGCGGCTTGTCCACCTACTGCTTGCTCTATACGTAATGCAATCGGATGTTGGGAGACACTCATACCCTAGTTTGGACGGCCATCACCCACGGCCGGCGGGAGATATCGTCTGCGGGAGGGCAGACGTGGACGATCCAACAATCGAAGACTAGATTGTTGATTGAATTGGAGCCCTCGTGTCCCCCATTTAAACCCTGTCGCCAGTTTGCACATCGAAAATGTTGTCATCGCACTAATGGAAGAAGAATGTGGTCGACGTGCGACGCCAAGGTGTGCTGGACTGACGACAGACATACCTATATTATGAATCCTCATAACTAAAAGCGTTCTGTGAGAATGTAATCCATACTGTCAAATCTTGCATCTTACCTTCGAAACAAGACGAAATTCGTGAGAAGAGACCAATCTTAGAACCACGTTCCAGAGTTCGCTCTCTATAGAAAGAACAAGCCGAGGCCCTCTGGGGTTGTGTGACTGTTACGAAATTCAGTAAGATGTCGTAGTAGTTGGTACTGACTCAACAACCACGTTCACTATGGGTGGCGAATATTTTCTTGGTGGCGGTTGTAGTATGTGCTGGCACGATGGCGGCGACCATCGGCCTCCATGGACGCTCTGGGCGGTCATCGTGGCAGCTAGCATCCCACACGCTTGCTCGCCGTTCCGCAGGTGTGCGTGCTTCGATGACCAACCATGCGCCCCGCTGGTGCCGGGAACGTCATCTGAAGGGCCAACGAGCCGCCCGGTGAGCCGACCGAGAGGCACGAAAATAGATGGTGGTCAAGTCGAGAGCGAGGCCCAGCCGCTCGCAGTACCAATTACATCTGATTGGTGCCAAAAACTACTGAAAATTGGAACGGTACTCCACAATCTCACCTTCTGATGATCTCTCTACTAGTGAAACGAGCTGAGATCATGTGGTTTAGTCTTTGAGAGCTCATGTCCCCAGTGAAGTACCTCGGTGTCAAGCCCCGAGGCTTCGCCGTCTTGGGACCGCACCGCACCCGCAGGCAAATGTAATTCCTCCCGACTTTCTCCGTGAGGAGTCGGCTGGAATTCACACCCGGACACTCGTTGTGTCCGTGGGAGTCGGCGGCTCCACCACCGCCCGACAACTCCTGTCTCATGCCCAATGGACGGTGTTAAGAGGAGTCGCAGTTCCAATCTAACGGCCAGCGAAGGAAATGAGGTCTTCATTTCCATACGTTGAACAGTTTGTTTCTGGCCGTTGTCAGTGTATTATATCTCGAACATATTAAATTTGTATAATATTTCGACGGCATTCACCCTCGGAGTCAAGTGGTTCGAGACGCAAAGCGTCTCGTCATCATGAAAATCTTCGATTTCCAAACGACCCCGAGGCACTCTGCCTGCTATTTCTGTAGACCCTGCTGATATGCTTGTATGTATTCTCGATCTCTGGTGTTCTCCGGGAGTGAATGGAACCACTTGGCAGCGGTAATCTCGTCATCTGGGTCATCTGCATGACAGTCAGTAGATGCTGCGACAGCACGAAATACTGGGAGTATTCCCTGCGTTTGATGTTGCCCGTGTGAAATATGTACTTGAAAGAGCAGCGCGAGACCTTCATACTCTCCAGTAATATCTGCTTCTTCCTGCAATTCACGCTTGGCTGTCTTTTTCAGTGATTCTTGACGCGAGGTGGGTTGTCCACCAGGGAGGACCCATTGATTTACCTCATCGTGATGGACAAGCAGGATTGCTCCATCAGACCGATATGCGAGTGTCTGCACTCCGTATGGAACTCGATATTCAAGAATTCGCGTTAGTAGTGTCCTGTAGCGTGACCGGCTCACACTATGAGATAACGTGTACTCTCGATATGGGTCGTATTGGCCCCGGAGATCATAATAAAGTTGCTCGGAGACCTGATCCGCTTGTTCCGAGCGAAACCGGAGCTCGGTGTTTCTCATCGTATCCTACAATATGCGTTGGATAAACAGATAGCTATCGGTCATGCTATCAGTTGTTGGTAATACGATTTCGTTATTCAGCCGCACCGCTGTATTTTTCTCGCCCGATTCATCCTGATTCTAGTGTTCTATTGGTGGCCAGTTAATCGTTACGTCTATGATTCCTGATACTGTTCGCCGAGGAGCTTCAGCCGCAGTTTTCCGAAGCCGTATCCGGAGTGGGACCCGATTCGTTGGAGGCCGTTCTTCGCGGTCTCGACCGGACGGTCGTCGAGGTACTTCACAACCTGCAAAGACGGCGGGTATGCGACGGCGAGCGAGTTGATCTGAAGGCCAACTTTACTGTCTTCTTATGTGTGTACGGACGGCGGTATTCCTCTTGCTTTGAGTCTTTCTGATACCGACCAGAGCTTGGAAACACTACTGAATAGAATAAGCGTGCTTTCAACGACTGTTATGACATTTGATCGAGATAGGATATTTTGGGTCATATTCAAAAGTCTCTCTTTGCCTTCTGTAGTATGAACCGCTTCCTTTTTTTATCAACAAGGCTCATTTGTGGATATGAGCTTCGAAGAAGGCGATCGTGTCATTCTCCACGATGAACACAGCGAGTACGATGGTCAAGAAGGTAAAATCACACAGGTAATGGAGACAATGTTTGGCGATGCAAACTATACAGTTAGCTTTGACGAAGGCCAAGAAGCAGGTATTTCGGCTGATCAGATAGAAGCTGTTGAAGAATAACACATACATGGGTAGTGTTCCGCTCCATTATGTTGACTTGCGAGCATTCTGTTATGCAACAGAAGACGACAAGGGGGTTGAGCGGGCACTTCGACGTTTCTTACCCGAAGATACCCACATAGAACAACACGAGAGTGAAGGTCACTACGGTGACCGAATATTAGTTTTCTCTGCTCGTGTTGAAAATGCAGATGAAATTCGACATGTTCTATCACAACTTGCTGAGGGAGATGTGCTTGATACGATCTCCACAGAGATTGACGACCGTGTAACGGACAACACGGAACTGTTTATTCGTCTGGATAAACAGAAGGCATTCAACGGGGAAGTCGCTGTTGGCGAAGGAATCACATTTCGAGCAAAAGTTGAGGCTTATCCCGCCAAACGCGAGTACGCGCTTGAAAATGTGCGTGAATTAATCG
This portion of the Salinarchaeum sp. IM2453 genome encodes:
- a CDS encoding DUF5794 domain-containing protein, yielding MSVSQHPIALRIEQAVGGQAALLATVMFLPLIDGVFAALVLAGALDSIAGVVMVGLLIFAGSATVAVIVAEFDGSPTECAKIVLLVGIPLIILSAAVAALAPTIASVIDLAIFERFAALVILAIAAQTASAKIGQYLPKPAVIIGLGLIASINPSGAEFALAPEVDLIIKGAAAAGIGVVFSLLLALGGPQLRSNVDLDRFRFGSAVSLGLLPLSILGAPFGEYAPLAVLVMSAVFAYNPSEDTVEAPAKEIEEGYAQLEHEDEAERAPWL
- a CDS encoding NUDIX hydrolase; protein product: MSRSRYRTLLTRILEYRVPYGVQTLAYRSDGAILLVHHDEVNQWVLPGGQPTSRQESLKKTAKRELQEEADITGEYEGLALLFQVHISHGQHQTQGILPVFRAVAASTDCHADDPDDEITAAKWFHSLPENTRDREYIQAYQQGLQK
- a CDS encoding DUF1918 domain-containing protein; this translates as MSFEEGDRVILHDEHSEYDGQEGKITQVMETMFGDANYTVSFDEGQEAGISADQIEAVEE
- a CDS encoding RNA-binding protein encodes the protein MGSVPLHYVDLRAFCYATEDDKGVERALRRFLPEDTHIEQHESEGHYGDRILVFSARVENADEIRHVLSQLAEGDVLDTISTEIDDRVTDNTELFIRLDKQKAFNGEVAVGEGITFRAKVEAYPAKREYALENVRELIDQYTD